From a single Fulvivirga ulvae genomic region:
- the cobC gene encoding alpha-ribazole phosphatase produces the protein MEVYLIRHTTPHIEKGVCYGQSDLDLVETWQEEFQTVAGKLPGQFDAYYTSPLKRCMHLTMHLTEDFSTDHRLMEFNFGDWEMKKWDDIPKAHIDPWMKDFVNVTVPSGESMAAMNERVKAFFSELVAKDYKRVAVITHSVVIRIVLCHVEGLPLTRAFERPLTYGDVVKVELNEQVFTSN, from the coding sequence ATGGAAGTTTATCTGATCCGACATACCACCCCACACATAGAAAAAGGAGTTTGCTATGGTCAGTCCGACCTTGATCTGGTAGAGACCTGGCAAGAGGAGTTCCAAACCGTGGCTGGAAAGCTGCCAGGCCAGTTTGATGCCTATTATACGAGTCCCCTGAAACGATGCATGCACCTTACCATGCACCTTACTGAGGATTTTTCCACTGACCACCGGTTGATGGAGTTTAACTTCGGCGACTGGGAAATGAAAAAGTGGGATGACATCCCCAAAGCACATATTGACCCGTGGATGAAAGATTTTGTTAATGTTACCGTGCCATCGGGTGAAAGCATGGCGGCAATGAATGAGCGGGTCAAAGCTTTTTTTTCAGAGCTGGTAGCTAAAGATTATAAACGAGTGGCCGTAATCACGCACAGCGTGGTTATCCGGATCGTTCTCTGCCATGTAGAAGGCCTGCCCTTGACAAGAGCCTTTGAAAGACCATTAACCTACGGAGATGTGGTAAAAGTGGAGTTGAATGAACAGGTTTTTACAAGTAATTGA
- a CDS encoding adenosylcobinamide-GDP ribazoletransferase — protein MKHEVRLFFTALMFYTRIPCPKWVDHSAEYLNQCTKYFPLIGWLVGSASALVLWLAMFIFPASVAVILSMVTGILITGAFHEDGFADVCDGFGGGWTKSKILAIMKDSLIGAYGVTGLALILLMKFSLVSAIAQQVQTGLLFGILIAAHTVSRLAPVFIIYFGEYSREDASSKVKPVAKKLSAINFVVAIVIGLLPIIRLQSPWYWLILFPVLLATWFLYRYFYKWIEGYTGDCLGATQQVTEIIFYLSMFVLWKFI, from the coding sequence ATGAAACACGAAGTCCGGCTGTTTTTTACCGCGCTGATGTTCTATACCCGTATCCCATGCCCGAAATGGGTGGATCATTCGGCAGAATACCTCAATCAGTGCACAAAATATTTTCCCTTGATCGGGTGGCTGGTCGGTAGCGCATCGGCTCTGGTGCTGTGGCTGGCTATGTTCATTTTTCCGGCATCGGTAGCCGTTATATTATCTATGGTTACAGGTATACTCATCACCGGGGCTTTTCATGAAGATGGCTTCGCTGATGTGTGCGATGGATTTGGAGGAGGCTGGACAAAATCAAAGATCCTTGCGATCATGAAAGACAGCCTTATAGGTGCGTATGGGGTAACGGGGCTTGCACTCATTTTACTGATGAAATTCTCGCTGGTTTCAGCCATAGCGCAACAAGTGCAAACAGGGCTGCTTTTCGGCATATTGATCGCTGCGCATACCGTAAGCAGGCTGGCGCCTGTTTTTATAATATACTTTGGTGAATATTCAAGGGAAGATGCCAGCAGCAAAGTAAAACCTGTGGCCAAAAAATTATCGGCAATCAATTTTGTGGTTGCCATTGTTATAGGGTTGTTGCCCATAATACGGCTACAGAGCCCGTGGTATTGGCTCATACTTTTTCCTGTTCTGCTGGCTACCTGGTTTTTGTATCGTTATTTTTATAAGTGGATTGAAGGATATACCGGCGATTGCCTCGGAGCTACGCAACAGGTAACAGAAATAATTTTCTATCTTTCAATGTTTGTTTTATGGAAGTTTATCTGA
- the cobT gene encoding nicotinate-nucleotide--dimethylbenzimidazole phosphoribosyltransferase, producing MASIKPCNREILSKIQHKIDHKTKPLGALGALEEIALRVALIQQTDAPHLTKPGMVVFAADHGIAREGVSAFPQEVTVQMVQNFLHGGAAINVFCKQHNIELHIVDAGVNADLPDYPNLIQKPVGKGTASFLSEKAMSLEACGQAFKSGEEVTFKISQSGSNIIGFGEMGIGNTSSASMLTSLLCQLPLADCVGKGTGLNESQWQKKIDILQNALNFHRLSPESDSIDILTTFGGFEIAMMAGAMMKAAELGMVVLVDGFIATSAFLVAHALQPAILDYAIFCHVSEEPGHKKALDFLDAKPILHLNMRLGEGTGAAVAYPVIQSAVNFLNEMASFEEAGVSEKDEVKPV from the coding sequence ATGGCAAGTATAAAACCATGCAACCGCGAGATACTGAGCAAAATTCAGCATAAAATAGACCACAAAACCAAGCCACTGGGAGCGTTGGGTGCCCTGGAGGAAATCGCACTTCGGGTAGCTCTTATCCAGCAAACGGATGCACCGCATTTGACAAAGCCGGGTATGGTAGTATTTGCAGCCGATCATGGCATAGCGCGGGAGGGGGTCAGTGCTTTTCCGCAGGAGGTAACCGTACAGATGGTACAGAATTTCCTTCATGGAGGTGCTGCCATTAATGTATTTTGCAAACAGCACAATATTGAGCTACACATTGTAGATGCGGGCGTTAATGCAGACCTTCCCGATTACCCTAACCTTATACAAAAACCGGTTGGAAAAGGCACTGCCAGCTTTTTGTCAGAGAAGGCCATGAGCCTGGAAGCATGCGGACAGGCCTTTAAGTCAGGAGAGGAAGTGACCTTTAAAATTTCCCAGTCCGGCAGCAACATTATTGGCTTTGGTGAGATGGGCATTGGCAACACATCCTCAGCCAGCATGCTCACCAGCCTGCTTTGCCAGTTGCCTTTGGCAGATTGTGTGGGCAAAGGAACAGGTTTGAACGAGTCCCAGTGGCAGAAAAAGATAGATATACTTCAAAATGCCCTGAACTTTCACAGACTATCACCCGAAAGTGACAGCATAGATATACTGACCACATTCGGAGGGTTCGAGATCGCGATGATGGCCGGCGCCATGATGAAGGCCGCTGAGCTGGGTATGGTAGTACTGGTAGATGGTTTTATAGCCACATCAGCTTTTCTGGTGGCGCATGCGCTACAGCCTGCTATACTTGATTATGCCATCTTCTGCCACGTTTCTGAAGAACCCGGCCATAAAAAGGCCCTTGATTTCCTGGATGCAAAACCTATTCTTCATCTCAATATGAGGCTTGGTGAGGGTACAGGTGCGGCAGTGGCCTATCCGGTAATTCAGTCAGCCGTTAATTTTCTCAATGAAATGGCCTCTTTTGAGGAGGCCGGCGTTTCTGAAAAAGACGAAGTGAAGCCGGTATGA
- a CDS encoding bifunctional adenosylcobinamide kinase/adenosylcobinamide-phosphate guanylyltransferase, translating into MIIFISGGERSGKSRYAQELALSKTDTPYYLATSKIWDDDFEERVKRHKQERDERWTNIEEQFELAKVLPEHGVVVVDCITLWLTNYFSKYKGDKEAIMKEARAEVAKLFDYQGVLIIITNELGMGLHASTKAGRDFVECQGWINQFIAANATEAYFMVSGIPLKVK; encoded by the coding sequence ATGATCATTTTCATATCAGGCGGGGAAAGGAGTGGGAAGAGCAGGTATGCTCAGGAGCTGGCACTTTCCAAAACAGATACACCCTATTACCTGGCAACCTCCAAGATCTGGGACGATGATTTTGAAGAAAGGGTGAAGCGGCACAAGCAGGAGCGGGATGAGCGTTGGACGAATATCGAAGAGCAGTTTGAGCTTGCAAAGGTATTGCCTGAACATGGAGTAGTGGTAGTAGACTGTATTACGCTATGGCTCACCAATTACTTTTCAAAATACAAAGGCGATAAAGAAGCCATAATGAAAGAGGCGAGAGCAGAGGTGGCTAAGCTTTTTGATTATCAAGGCGTACTGATCATCATTACAAATGAGCTGGGCATGGGCCTGCATGCCAGTACCAAGGCCGGGCGCGATTTTGTGGAGTGCCAGGGCTGGATCAATCAATTTATTGCAGCAAATGCAACGGAAGCGTACTTTATGGTTTCAGGAATCCCTTTAAAAGTTAAATGA
- a CDS encoding DUF5522 domain-containing protein — MQSGKGSKEEEPMYYIENGLYVFTEAYHLKRGYCCQSGCRHCPYGFKKKKK, encoded by the coding sequence ATGCAAAGCGGGAAGGGGAGCAAGGAGGAAGAGCCGATGTATTACATTGAAAATGGCTTGTATGTATTCACTGAGGCCTATCACCTCAAACGGGGTTATTGCTGCCAGAGTGGGTGCAGGCATTGTCCCTATGGTTTTAAAAAGAAGAAAAAATGA
- a CDS encoding acyl-CoA thioesterase: protein MTDIATRIEKSKTSIFKAVFPNTTNHYDTLFGGTALQLMDEVAFITATRFSRKRVVTVSSERVDFKHPIPAGTLVELIGTVSHVGKTSLKVQVDIFIEQMYSEDRENAIQGEFTFVAIDDDKKPVSVL, encoded by the coding sequence ATGACCGATATTGCCACAAGAATAGAAAAATCGAAAACCTCAATTTTCAAAGCTGTTTTTCCCAACACCACCAACCATTACGATACCCTATTTGGAGGTACGGCATTGCAACTGATGGACGAAGTGGCTTTTATTACGGCCACCCGGTTTTCCCGGAAGCGTGTAGTTACTGTTTCTTCAGAACGAGTGGATTTTAAACATCCTATACCGGCAGGCACATTGGTCGAGCTGATCGGTACGGTATCCCATGTGGGTAAAACAAGCCTGAAAGTGCAGGTTGATATTTTCATTGAGCAGATGTACAGTGAAGACAGGGAGAATGCTATTCAGGGTGAATTCACCTTTGTGGCTATTGATGATGATAAAAAACCGGTGAGCGTACTGTAA
- a CDS encoding YncE family protein: MKNQFLKRVLFGLLVATSSLFASCSDDDSVGPLPGQEGFFVINEGGFGNGDASLSYFDKATNTMINDVFLENAERPLGDQAQSMSIYNGNGYIVVQNSGKIEVINAENFGSLGTINKDAGIVSPRYFLGIDQNKGYVTDWGADGVTGTVKVIDLNALEVTKTIDVGQGANEMVRLGNKIYVANNGGWGYDNKVVIVDINTDQVVGSITVGDNPSALKVDRNNNIWVTGSGKTVYNPDWSVDEANSTPAFLAKIVNDEVALKLDAASVYTGLGRLVMNNAADQLYFNYSGAVYTMSIDATELPASPFIDKSFYGLSVDPSTDNVIGTEAPNFSSAGTVYRYDNTGKLIDQYTAGIAPNGCAFK; encoded by the coding sequence TGGTCAGGAAGGCTTTTTTGTGATCAATGAAGGCGGATTTGGCAATGGCGACGCCAGCCTTTCATATTTTGACAAGGCTACCAATACTATGATCAATGATGTATTTCTTGAAAATGCGGAAAGGCCCTTGGGGGATCAGGCGCAATCAATGAGCATCTATAATGGTAATGGTTATATTGTAGTTCAAAACTCAGGTAAGATTGAGGTTATTAATGCTGAGAATTTCGGTTCATTGGGAACAATTAACAAGGATGCAGGGATAGTTTCCCCACGGTATTTTCTTGGTATAGACCAAAATAAGGGCTATGTAACGGATTGGGGTGCAGACGGCGTAACAGGAACGGTTAAAGTTATCGACCTGAATGCTCTTGAAGTTACCAAAACCATTGACGTTGGCCAGGGAGCTAATGAAATGGTCAGGTTAGGAAATAAAATATATGTAGCCAACAACGGAGGCTGGGGATACGACAATAAAGTTGTGATCGTTGATATTAATACCGACCAGGTTGTTGGTAGCATTACTGTTGGGGATAATCCTTCAGCATTGAAAGTAGACCGAAACAATAATATTTGGGTAACAGGTAGTGGCAAGACAGTTTACAATCCTGACTGGTCAGTGGATGAGGCCAACAGCACCCCTGCTTTCCTTGCTAAAATTGTAAATGATGAAGTAGCCCTGAAGTTAGATGCAGCCAGCGTATATACGGGGCTTGGCAGACTGGTGATGAACAATGCAGCAGACCAGCTCTATTTCAACTATTCAGGTGCAGTATATACCATGAGCATCGACGCCACTGAGTTACCCGCTTCACCATTTATCGATAAGTCCTTTTATGGCCTTTCTGTCGACCCTTCAACCGACAATGTGATTGGAACTGAGGCTCCTAACTTTAGCTCGGCCGGTACAGTCTACCGATATGATAATACAGGTAAGCTGATCGACCAATACACTGCAGGTATTGCACCTAACGGATGCGCATTTAAATAA